TCTGTGAGGTGGCCCCTGAGTGCTTCCTCTGCTTCgctggtggggagggcatgttCATTCCAGAGGCTCAGTTCTGTTTAGGGGAGGCAGGTTGCATTGGGGCAGCTGTTTTCTGGCCAGGCCACTGAGTCTGGCTTGGTTTCCCACCCCAGTGACTACCGCACTGCATGCAGGTCTTTCCACTCTGCTTTAGTGGCACTTGTCATGGCACCCTGGcaacccaatcccatgcatgtctactcagaagtaagtaccattggagtcaatggggcttattcctgggaaagtgtggatcggagtgcagtctgagagcccaagcctatgcatgtctactcagaagtaagtaccattagagtcaatggggcttactgccaggaaagtgtagctaggattgggctgtgagtgtcttTGCTGCTTGGCTGAAGTAAGCAGTCCTCCTGTGTGAGCAAGGCCTTTCTGCACTTGATTTTATCCGGGACAAACACTGGCACAGGCTGCATGTGGACTCTGACCTGGGGCTGACACTGAGCCAAActcaaggcagtggcatagctggagggggtgcaaagcattacgttttgcaggtgcctgagtgcgtcgtgcaaggagccctgtctctgttttgctctcactaccaggaatggctcagaaggggagaggGTGGCGCCTCTTGCATGGTGCactcaggtgcctgcaaaacttagtgcgttgcaccccctctagctacgacaCTGGACCAAGAGACTGGTTTCAATGATGCAAGCTCAAGTATCTCATTAGTTATATTGTTATATGGACAATAGGGGCTGTtggctaaaattgagtgttgggagagttaggacagacaaaagaaaatatttctttactcaacttgtagttagtctgtggaactccttgccacaggatgtagtgatggcatctggcctggatgcctttaaaaggggattggacaaatttctggaggaaaagttcatcatgtgttacaagccgtgatgggttatgtgcaacctcttgattttagaagtgggttacctcagaatgccagatgtgagggagggcaccaggatgcaggtgtcttgtcttgtgtgctccctgagacatgtggtgggccactgtgagatacaggaagctggactagatgggcctgtggcctgatccagtggggcccttcttatgttatCTCTGCTCTTATTCTCAATTTAAAAACACAATATGCATGATTATGCAATTTTTTACAATACaattcagttgtttttttttaaaaattatttacccCTGATACCTCAAATTCCAAAGGCTATTGGTTGTGTAGTCAGTTCTCTTTacccactagggttaggttcctgaaaaccctagtgcaggggtgtcaaacataaggcccagggggaCAGATGCtgtctgtggaagctctttatctggccctcggcgTCTCCCATCACCACAATCAGCTGCTTTCAGTTGCCTAGCTGttctggtgtcactgctgaaagggcagctctcatgataattgggctgtcctagATATAGGCAAAGTAtagtcaagatttgcatatttccttttcttgaaaatatcaagatttgcatatttcctcttcttgAAAATATAGTCatgatttgcatatttcctcttctgtcatttgcagctgagttcctgagtgagaaaaaagtgtttatttctgaccatgacctgcttaatgacataacttctgactttcggcaggcatcatgaatgctattaggACCGCTGTATGAgaagagtttgacatccctgccctagtGGATAGAGAAGTCACAGATAATGAACAACTGATCCTATGGGGATAGGTAAAGGGGGttccctgtttggggggggggggtggaaagggaggaatccagcagagaccatcCTGAagtcagcagagtgcagcagaagggccaaaatatctctgaatgctgcagagaactTCCGGAGGCTGCAGGGACACAACCAGTGCAGACCTCTTTAAAATGACTGATGGAAGCTTCCACCTGACATTTTAAAGGTGTCTGCACTAGTCACAGGTACCATtatgaaggtccctgcagccttcgGAAGGACTCTGCATAGCGGATAAGGAGAACAGAGGTGTGGATAATGAGAAAAGGTAGCAATTCTCTgtccttgcagataagcaaatttgtttATAAAGAGAACTGGCTGTACTTAAGGTAATTTGAACATAAGAAGTGGTACGCCATgagacaaaggttgagaaaccctaatctagtccaacccccactCAGCACAGGCAACTACAGCAATCAGATCTAACTCAGATTTCTGTATTCTGGCAGGATGGGGCAGATATATATACTAAGTATATGCTTGTTGAGTTTCTTTTGCATCACCATTCTTAATATAGACCTGTGTGGTAATTATAAATAGAATTAAACAATAAACAGTGAACCATGACCAAGATACTATTTTCTAACTCTTGTATTTAGAACTTTCAACAGCATCTGTTAAGATTCTGGTATAAATATCTACTTGCTCAAAAGTCCCTGTTAGGAGTAGGAATAAAatgtttaactcatttctgcccagcccacagttgtacacatttgatccctgttgcatatgtgcaacattgggcagaaatggcttaaactgtaGTGGTTTTGTTTACTCTTTTAATATTCTGGGAATAAAAAAGTCAATTTCACTAACATACCTAAATGTAAGTTTTAGCCCATGCCTAGAACTGTATCTCAAACTATGCTGTGCATAAAATCTGTTTTCTAGGTCCCCCACTAGATCTATGACTACCTGATGTGATCTGCTTTGATTTACAGTTTTCTGTTATTTAGCACCATCAATGGCCTTGTTATGCTATGAGCAGATAGATCTCTGCATATGTTTATAAAAATCACCTTTGGAATGTTCTACAAAATTATTGTAGAATCTTTCCACTCTGTTCCTGAGtaatcagaaataagttccactgattttaatggagtTTCCAAATAAGCATTTGCTAAACAGGTCCTTAAAATACCCAGAAACAGGACTTGGGAGAAGCATTTCTCTCCTTGTACAATACTGTTTTGGAATTCTAGCCGAACTGAAATATGGGAATATGAATATCTGCAGAAGAGTCCTATATATAAATATGAGGAAGAGCCCCTTGTGTACCGAATGGAGCTACTCATTTGTTGcagaaagaaatataaaatatcaTGTTGCAATGTGAGAAACCCCCAAATATGGGAATCTAGTGGGAAACTGTTCATTGTGTTCATTCATTTTGGGGAACTGTTCATTCTGAGTGCTAGGACTGTGCCCATGGGAAGTACAGTAACAGTTCAGTTTTAAAGTTCATGTGCCTGATGGTAATAGCATATGTTTCCTATATTGGGATGTGTGATCCACATCCCTGTGGAAAAATGTTTACCGTTTTCTGCCATGCTGGCTTTTGCTTATGTTCAATTAGCGATCAAATTGACTCTCATCTAGTTTTGTTAGAGTTACTGGCTGCTCAATAATTGAGAGAGAACTGATCTATATGTTTTGAAACAGCTGCAGGTAGAATATAAGTTCTGGACATGGGGTGCCAATTAGCACAAATTGGAAGTTAGGTTAGCAACAATGGTAAGCAGCACAATTGTGTTTGTCTTGCATGCATACTCCTGCTATGTGTGGGTCCACTCAAaaactgtacaggttgagcctcattattcacatgggttccgttccaagcactaacatggatggcaaaaaacgcactatagcaaatcaatttaaaatacaaagtttctttgctccagtgatttaaaaacagccttgctgatctttgtgatgtaagttaagagtcattaagaagacaatccatcaatcagtccacctccaagggcttagaaagaaaggcgcttcactcggcccctcccttcaccaatgcaaagtgatcacctttctttcagtgctcagggggaagggaggggttgcctggagagagaaggattgatggattgtcagccagctgccccccccctctctctctcattaaggaggctattgttaaagggctgttcagttttttaaactgattttaaaggggtgtatttttccccgtctccagggatcagcctattccttctcatttgcagtggccattcgtgttgagtcaaatccgtgtataaaaaaatctgtgtataaataggctgtgCCTAATTCTCACCTTTGTTCCTCTGTTGACTGAACATGTAAAGGGGGAACAGGATTACACCCCCATTGCCTTGGTCCTCTAATCAGTGGAAAGTGTGAACAGGGCTCTGAGTGTACAACTGTATAAAGACTGTGATTATACAGCTATTTATGTTCATAGAACCCTGTTTGCGCCTTTCACACAGGGGAATTGAGGTTGGGCCCTGCAAGCCTGCAGTGTAAGCCTGATTTTCTCCATCACATGTTGAGTCAGCAAGAATGAGAAGTTGAGAATATGGCAAAGTGAACATCCAGCAGGCTGACAGGAAAGTGTATTCTTGTACTACTGTTTATAAATGAAAAAGCCATATGAAGAAAATTAAGTCCtggtcattttttttcttcttgtcagGCAAAATAAAAACAGATCTCTCTGATTCAAGACACAATGAATGCATCATTGCTGCTGCTACAATTTCCTCGCTATTGTTTTCTTAGGAGTATTCAGAAAACCACTTTGCAGAGCTTCTGTTTAAGGTCCAAGCCTGAATCTACTTTTTCACATGGCCATCCGGTTAATCTGCTACAAGTATGTAATTCAAGAAGGAGATTATCTTCAGTGAACTTGAAGATGAGTTTGTGTTGTCCGGCCACAGTCAAGCAGCGTAGCCAGGAGCTGTCGGATAAGGAGCGAAGGCTTCTAGACCGACTGTACAATGGACTAATCCAAGGACACAGGGCCTGCTTGGCAGAAGCCATTACTCTCATGGAATCCACACACAGCAGGAAAAAGGAGGTTGCACAGGCACTCCTTCAGAAGGTACTATCCTACCACAGAGAACAAGAACAGTTAAATAAAGGAAAACCACTAGCCTTTAGAGTGGGTCAGTCTTCTTTCATTTGTGCAGTAATCTGTTGTGTAGTAATTATGATTTAACTTGTCTtgacttccaggttttttttttacttgcaagtTACAAAGAAGTTGTAACCCATTCGATTATAATGGGTTTTGAtatttctcataagaacataagaacataagaacagccccattggatcaggccataggcccatctagtccagcttcctgtatctcacagcggcccaccaaatgccccagggagcacaccagataacaagagacctcatcctggtgctctcccctacatctggcattctgacttaacccattcctaaaatcaggaggttgcgcatacacatcatggcttgtaccccataatggattttccctccagaaactcgtccaatccccttttaaaggcgtctaggctagacgccagcaccacatcctgtggcaaggagttccacagaccgaccacgcgctgagtaaagaaatattttcttttgtctgtcctaacccgcccaacactcaattttagtggatgtcccctggttctggtattatgtgagagtgtaaagagcatctccctatccactctgtccatcccctgcataattttgtatgtctcaatcatgtcccccctcaagcgtctcttttctaggctgaagaggcccaaacgccgtagcctttcctcataaggaaggtgccccagccccgtaatcatcttagtcgctctcttttgcaccttttccatttccatttctccTGTGATGAAACTTCTATCCCGTAAAGTGGGATATCTTCAATTAAGAGAACACCTTCCCTAATGCCTGTTAATTCCTAGTGCCATCCAAATTACTTCCAGTGAACTTCCTATGGATTTTTTTCATGTGTTCTGGTGGTATGCTTTACTATGTTGCCTGTGATGGTAGtggtcccttctctccccccccccccaactagagcTGGTGTAATGTTGTGGCTAAGAGACTTGTTGGAACTTCTTCAAAtgaaatctcacctctgccctgAACTCAGTCAGTGGTCTTAAGCAAGCCATTTCCACTCAGCCTCAGCCCCCCATTATGTGGAAATAATAATAGTTACTCGCCTTACAGGTTTTATTTTAAGGACAACTTCCAGAACATACATTTGAAGTGCTCTGCACACTCGGtcagtgctatataaatgttaagtattattaaaTATCATTTGTATAACATTTGCTCATATAAAACATTACTTACtagtggaggaggaaaagagttGAACAAGTCATACCTGAGCTACCATAGGCTAAGTGCTCCCTTAAGAGAGAAATGCCATTTGGAGTGCAAATTTTTATTGGGCTATATAATTTAATGCATGTGCTTTCAGTAGCTGCATatatggagggagagagaggtatacttttgggttgtttttttttaattaaaaaaaggatACCAGATTATGGTGGTATCTAACCTGGGAGAAAGAATAGTGGTCAATAATTAAGAACACAGTTTGAATATTGGtagcaaataaataaagtggGTTTAGAACAGATTCTGTTTTCTCCTCAGCTGGGACTGTAAATATGAGAAGTGCCTCCTGTGCTGATTTTGCATAATATGCAGACAGCATTATACTGCAATTATTGATGTGGCTGCATATTTTCCTAGACTCAAAGCTTTTTATATTTAGGGTTGTCAGGCCCTCCTGGTGCTGGAAAATCTACGTTTATTGAATGCTTTGGGAAAATGCTCACGGAAAGAGGGCACAAAGTGTCTGTCCTAGCAGTGGATCCTTCCTCTAGTACTAGCGGTGGTGAGTATGTCTCTGTGTGAAAACATCTCTCATCCTCCTTCCCTTGCCAGTTCTAGGAACACAGATTTAGTTACTCCAGGTAAAAGCAGGCCTTATGTTTAGTGGTGACAAAATTGTACAATAGGTGTAAAATACATCCATAGATAATACATCTACCAAGCAGCTTCAGACCTGTATGCACGCCCCAAATTAACCTGTGTGAAAAAGATTCCTGAATGGCACTTGACCTTGGGATTTAGTGTATTTCCATAATTGTGTTTTTATGCATGCCTTTTGTGTGTCTGAATAAATCTCAGTAAATATGTGATAGTTACATCGCTCATTtttttctaaagcagtggtctccaaactgcaggacAGCTGTGTTgtgaaaaagccttccctgttATGCATGGTGCTTATCACTCCATGTTGCTGCCTCTTCCCAGGTTATCTTCTTGTTCTGGACAGCTGTTTCTGCCCCGAAATTGGGGTACAGAGCCTCCTGAGGCAATGGGCAGCGGAAGCAGATGCCCAGTGTGACTTTCAGACAAGATCAACTGGAATGATAAGAGGCAGCGGTGTGGAATGGAAAGCACTGCATGAAGGGGAAGGCTTTTTCCAGGGACTGGATCCTGcccatgggccggggtttggcacctgctgttcTAGAGGGTTCTCTTGACTCTAGTTATTTATGTTCTTTTGCTGTGTGAACTACTTTAGTATGTTGTGGCAAAGAGGAAGCCCTCATATTTGTTTTTTGCAGTGAGGCTTGTTGCTAAGAAAAGCTGGAAATGTGCCCTGGAGGTGAATGCCATAATTTTTGTTGAAGCAACCTAGTTCTCCTTTTTAGAAAAatatgcctgcattggcttgtaTCTTGGGCAAAGTCTGTCTGTATTTAAATGGCTGAACTGTTTTATTCATTGTCTAAGGCTCACTTCTGGGTGATAAAACACGAATGACCGAGTTGTCAAGAGATATGAATGCTTACATCAGGCCATCTCCAACCAGAGGAACACTAGGTGGAGTGACACGGACCACAAATGAAGTCATTCTGTTGTGTGAAGGAGGAGGATATGACATTGTTCTTGTAGAAACAGTAGGTCAGTAAAACTTTTCATCAGTTCTGTGTGGGTCCAGATCATGGCCTCCATGATGACAAAGCTCAGTGGCTTGCTCTCCTTTGCTCTCTAGCCTGTTAAAGTTAGAAGAAGGCAAGAGCATCATGTACAACTGAATCTGTATAGTTAAAACCCTGCCAGAGGAAAAAGTGTGCAACCCACATGGACCACCATCATACTTCATTTACACCCTGCAATTCAATTGAGTTTTCATGCTCATGTCTCCAGAGACATGGTGAGGAGAGAGCATCTTGTGTTTGACAGATGCAGTTTGCCACTTGGGTGTTTTACTGGAGACAATAATTACTTGGCTCACGCCTGTGACAATTTATGAAGCTCAAGTATGCACTGATCCTCATTCCTTATTCTGCTTGAATTCTGAAGATTTATTTTGCTTGTTTCTTTTGATCTGCTTTGCTAAAGCATTAGTTGCCATTCTGATAAATATGACTGACACACGTGTGGTGTGAGTGTGTTTTATGCTTTGTTGTGAACCTAGAGTGAATAATTGGCTTCTGCTCTTGATTCCAGGTGTGGGGCAGTCAGAATTTGCTGTTGCTGATATGGTCGACATGTTTGTATTGCTGTTGCCACCAGCAGGAGGTGATGAGTTGCAGGTATGAATTGATTTCTACCTGATGCCTTTATTTGCTAAAGTCAGAATTTGATGTACCATAATTGTAATATGCACAATTGCATACTATGTACATTGCATACAAATGTACATTTGCAATGTACATTTGTATGCAATGTACATACAAATGTAATATGCACAATTGTGTGTAATTGTGATCCTTTTAGGACTGATCAATAAAATACAGTGATGAATGTTAGCAATATTTGTTAGTTTTAAATGAGTAGGTTACATTGCTAGCTGTCTTATGTCCCTCAAAAGCCACCttgaaataaacaataaaaagagTTGCCCAGTTCCAGTTTtattcatgactttgtgtatatCTTAGTGTGCAGAGACTCTTCCATTATTTACCTTTGTCCACAGGACAGTCCTAGGAAGATGGTCAGCTCTTATTCTTGCTTCATAGAGAGTAAAATGAGGCTGAGTTAGTGTAGTTATTTTTGTCTACAACTGAGTCTAGCTTTGGTCAGGTAGAAAACAAGTCCAACTTTAAAAAGATGGTATTAGCTTTCTCTTTTTAAACCCTTTACTAAGGTGCATTAGCATTCACTGTTTTTCCTTCACATAAGatgatccctgctaactgggtaaagagagaACTTGTAAAGTGGTGactgtcttatatttagcagggggagagcagcaaCTGTCAGCGCAGCCTCTCTCCCAGTGTCTTGTGACTGgtgtgtctttttagattgtgagcttctTTAGGACAGGAAATCTTTGGTTCTGTAAAATGATTTTGTGAACTTGTTGAAAAGTGACATGCCTGGACCTTTAGTTTTACATGTGTTTGATTTAGACGTTTTTGGAAGAACGCACTTGCATAATTAATACCTAAACCTAATTTTTGctcacaaattttaaaaataatgtggtAAGTCTCACCACATAGCATACTCACTCCTGTATGCTCAGCTGTGAATTTCTGTTTCCCCCATCAGCCATGTCTGGAAAGTGTCCATCTACCTTATCTGGGGAGCCTAAAGCTAAAAGCGCACAAAACAATCACAATTGATGTGAAAGTAGATGTGATGACCTCATTCAGAGGGGAGAGTGTGTACCAGATGTTGGCCATGTGTTTAAGTGGGTTTAAGTGGGAGCACTGTACATAATGTTCAAGGTACAGTGCTGAGAAGATAAAGAAAAGAGCACACATCTCTTCTGCTAATGCAAAGAAAGCCTCTTATGCGTGGAGTTCTATAATGGAATGCATGGAGCAAATTCCCCTAACCTGTACCATTTACAAACATTCTTATGGTAAAAATACTTTATGTGTTTTTTGAGATACATGCTGCTTTTCAAATATGTAactgagtggttcccaaactttttcagctggctgCTCCCtagacctactgggccattgtccgcagctccccattagggctacaatctcaTGTAttgggtggcaggttttttgtgaggattctgtggctcccctggcttgtTTCCATGTACCCCTGGGGAGTCACAGCTTGTAGTGTTTATGTAGAGGcactagccttagccttagtatgttggcaataaagcaaagcacactttgcacttgcgcagagcaaacttgcgcagccttggtgacatgctgagtctgaagctctgtagcctgtcaacaagaagatgttatagaaaatcatatctatggaatatgtttgcggttaagctagagagccggctagatacagtcttgtgtgtctcccaccaagcaccaaggcccccaaaagccttgggtgctccccaaagcagcatcttgcgctgctacagcggctcacagtttgggaaccactgatgtaacccATGTGTAAAACAAGAGATGCCTAAATAAATATGCTAAATAAATGTTAACTCTTCTTATATGTACTTTCATATTCACTGAATGCAGTTAGAACCAGGATAATCTTTTAAAGACTACTGAAGGCTTCTGCTATGTACTACACCTCTGCAATTGTTTGGTACTGGGAGCTTTAAGGGTGAAGAAGAAGGGCAGCTAGGGCTTATTGCTTTATGGTATGCAGTGGTCTAGGTACACATTTATTGATTATAAAAGTGTCTCTGAAGACTTCAGTATTCTTTTCTCTTGTGTTGTTTAGGGTATCAAACGAGGTATAATTGAGATGGCCGATCTTGTTGCTGTAACCAAAGCTGATGGTGACTTAGTTGTGCCAGCACGGAGAATTCAAGCAGAATACATCAGTGCTTTGAAACTACTTCGGAAGCGCTCAAAGGTTTGGAGGCCAAAGGTTGGTGCTACAAAATAACTTTTTGATATGGGAAAATATGAAATTTGCACAAGAGAGAATGAGTGTTTACACTATAGAAATCACACAGTCATAGTTAGCTTTTAACTATCTGGTTCGCTTGGTATCTTTGAATCTTTTGCCAAGTTTTCCAGTGATGGTGATATAGCAAGCATAATTCCATAGTGGGCCTATGTGGGAAATTGTACTTACAAGAGTCTTAAACATGTACCCTCAatctctaaatcagtgattttcaacctttttcatctcttgacacaccgacaaggcactaaaattggcaaggcacaccatcagttttttgacaattgacaagacactgACAGcaggtgctcacatcccccagaaGCTGTACCagcaaatgatcctcccccagactcctgcagcacaccatccatggcacagtggttgaaaatggttgctcttaATGTTAAAAGTTGAACACTGGTCACCCACCCTCGAAAGTGCATTGATTTAGATTTTGCTTCTGTCTTGCAGCTCATCAGTCAGAGTTGCTGTATTTTGATTAAATTATTTGTATACCACGGTATACAATGTAAAACTTAAAACCCTAAGTTTATTTATCTAAAATAATAAAAGAGTAAAAACTGACAAttaaaaagaacagcagcagatatTCCAAAACAAAGTCAATGGAAATGATACTTCAAAAAGAGATGAGGTGATGCCACTCACTGCTCTTGTGGAAGTTCTGTAACTAGAGGCCACTATAGGAAAGGCCCTGTTCATAGTCAAGGATGATCTGAAAATTATGGATCCTGGATTGGGTCCACATTGACTAATTCTAAAGCCTGACAAGGGCTCATGGGGAAAATCTACTCCCTGAGAGATACTCTGGAATAAGCCCAGACTATTTATTCATATGAAAATTCACCTCCCATCTTTTCTTGCAGAGCTGCCCAAAAGTGACTTGCAAttggtttttaaaacattaataaaaataacataaagcaaagcaaaaacagCAACAACGTGCACACACCCATGCATGCATCTCACTGGAACCAGAAACAATTTTACACTTTTGGGGAGGGAACCCTGGTGGATAGGGAACCGATGGGCTTCTGCATAGCAGAGAGTGCCACAGAGTTCCTGCTGCGACGACAAGGCCCTGTCTTGCATGTTGGTGCCAGACAGGGCACTATGATGATAACAAAACATGCAAGAGGGCCTCACTTGAAAATCAAGGGAAGGCAGATTATATGTGGAGAGGTGGTCCTTTGTGGGCCCTGGGTCAGGTAGGACTTTTTAGAGTATAATTGGTGCCTTAAAATTGTACCCCCAAGTAAATGGAAAGCCAGTGGCA
This genomic interval from Tiliqua scincoides isolate rTilSci1 chromosome 6, rTilSci1.hap2, whole genome shotgun sequence contains the following:
- the MMAA gene encoding methylmalonic aciduria type A protein, mitochondrial isoform X2; the encoded protein is MNASLLLLQFPRYCFLRSIQKTTLQSFCLRSKPESTFSHGHPVNLLQVCNSRRRLSSVNLKMSLCCPATVKQRSQELSDKERRLLDRLYNGLIQGHRACLAEAITLMESTHSRKKEVAQALLQKTQSFLYLGLSGPPGAGKSTFIECFGKMLTERGHKVSVLAVDPSSSTSGGSLLGDKTRMTELSRDMNAYIRPSPTRGTLGGVTRTTNEVILLCEGGGYDIVLVETVGVGQSEFAVADMVDMFVLLLPPAGGDELQGIKRGIIEMADLVAVTKADGDLVVPARRIQAEYISALKLLRKRSKVWRPKVMRISAKTGEGISDMWDKMTEFRDLMLTSSELITKRRRQQKVWMWNVIQESMLDHFRSHLAVRDQIPLLEEKVVSGILSPGLAADLLLKAFKERS
- the MMAA gene encoding methylmalonic aciduria type A protein, mitochondrial isoform X1, which produces MNASLLLLQFPRYCFLRSIQKTTLQSFCLRSKPESTFSHGHPVNLLQVCNSRRRLSSVNLKMSLCCPATVKQRSQELSDKERRLLDRLYNGLIQGHRACLAEAITLMESTHSRKKEVAQALLQKVLSYHREQEQLNKGKPLAFRVGLSGPPGAGKSTFIECFGKMLTERGHKVSVLAVDPSSSTSGGSLLGDKTRMTELSRDMNAYIRPSPTRGTLGGVTRTTNEVILLCEGGGYDIVLVETVGVGQSEFAVADMVDMFVLLLPPAGGDELQGIKRGIIEMADLVAVTKADGDLVVPARRIQAEYISALKLLRKRSKVWRPKVMRISAKTGEGISDMWDKMTEFRDLMLTSSELITKRRRQQKVWMWNVIQESMLDHFRSHLAVRDQIPLLEEKVVSGILSPGLAADLLLKAFKERS
- the MMAA gene encoding methylmalonic aciduria type A protein, mitochondrial isoform X3 — translated: MSLCCPATVKQRSQELSDKERRLLDRLYNGLIQGHRACLAEAITLMESTHSRKKEVAQALLQKVLSYHREQEQLNKGKPLAFRVGLSGPPGAGKSTFIECFGKMLTERGHKVSVLAVDPSSSTSGGSLLGDKTRMTELSRDMNAYIRPSPTRGTLGGVTRTTNEVILLCEGGGYDIVLVETVGVGQSEFAVADMVDMFVLLLPPAGGDELQGIKRGIIEMADLVAVTKADGDLVVPARRIQAEYISALKLLRKRSKVWRPKVMRISAKTGEGISDMWDKMTEFRDLMLTSSELITKRRRQQKVWMWNVIQESMLDHFRSHLAVRDQIPLLEEKVVSGILSPGLAADLLLKAFKERS
- the MMAA gene encoding methylmalonic aciduria type A protein, mitochondrial isoform X4, with the protein product MLTERGHKVSVLAVDPSSSTSGGSLLGDKTRMTELSRDMNAYIRPSPTRGTLGGVTRTTNEVILLCEGGGYDIVLVETVGVGQSEFAVADMVDMFVLLLPPAGGDELQGIKRGIIEMADLVAVTKADGDLVVPARRIQAEYISALKLLRKRSKVWRPKVMRISAKTGEGISDMWDKMTEFRDLMLTSSELITKRRRQQKVWMWNVIQESMLDHFRSHLAVRDQIPLLEEKVVSGILSPGLAADLLLKAFKERS